One region of Exiguobacterium acetylicum genomic DNA includes:
- a CDS encoding YitT family protein: MTSTRQEVVRDYAYLLIGSLFVASAFSLFLAPNQLASGGVSGLSIVLNDLFGISPGLFQLVANVVLLAIGWMILGMGFGVKSLVGSIFLPVVILVYERFDVPAATMNPMLAAIFGGAGVGIGLGLIFRGRASTGGMDLIAQILHRFTKLPLHLCIALLDGTIVISAATIFSLEIGLYALVALFITIKMIDVVQLGITNDKLAYIISDQREALVKEIFETLDRGATEIEAAGAFTRTRKPMLMVVVRQGEITTLKEIVKHIDPSAFLVVSEAHEVLGLGFTDDKRYRNVP; encoded by the coding sequence ATGACATCGACACGTCAGGAAGTCGTGCGCGATTATGCGTATTTGTTAATCGGGTCCTTGTTCGTCGCAAGTGCCTTTAGTTTATTTTTAGCACCGAATCAACTCGCCTCAGGAGGCGTCAGTGGCTTATCAATCGTCTTGAATGATTTGTTCGGGATCTCACCAGGCTTATTCCAGCTCGTCGCGAACGTCGTCTTGCTCGCAATCGGGTGGATGATCCTCGGGATGGGCTTTGGTGTCAAATCACTTGTCGGTTCAATCTTTTTACCGGTCGTCATCCTCGTCTACGAACGGTTCGATGTTCCGGCTGCGACGATGAATCCGATGCTTGCCGCGATCTTCGGCGGTGCCGGTGTCGGGATCGGACTCGGTCTGATCTTCCGGGGACGAGCGTCGACTGGGGGAATGGATTTGATTGCGCAAATCCTACATCGTTTCACGAAATTGCCGCTTCATCTCTGTATCGCCTTGCTCGACGGAACGATCGTCATCAGTGCAGCTACGATTTTCTCGCTCGAGATTGGACTGTATGCGCTCGTCGCCTTATTCATCACCATCAAGATGATCGACGTCGTCCAGCTCGGGATCACGAACGACAAGCTCGCCTATATCATCTCCGATCAACGGGAAGCGTTAGTGAAGGAAATTTTCGAGACGCTCGATCGCGGGGCGACGGAGATCGAGGCGGCAGGTGCGTTCACACGGACACGGAAACCGATGTTGATGGTCGTCGTTCGTCAAGGAGAGATCACGACATTAAAAGAAATCGTCAAACACATCGACCCGTCAGCGTTCCTCGTCGTCAGTGAAGCGCATGAAGTACTCGGTCTCGGCTTCACGGATGATAAACGCTACCGCAATGTGCCGTAA
- a CDS encoding GNAT family N-acetyltransferase, which yields MIIRKEGFKDAAGIRLVHEAAFEQPNEANLVDALREDDAAQPVFGRVAVTDKGEIVGHILLSRIHIDDIPSLALAPVGVLPAWQRKGIGSELIRQVIEDARDAGESHIVVLGHDSYYPQFGFERAIDYGIEPPFPVPPEVFLVLALERNGLRGVSGIVRYSPPFSAV from the coding sequence ATGATCATTCGTAAAGAAGGCTTTAAGGATGCAGCGGGAATCCGGCTTGTCCATGAAGCAGCGTTCGAGCAACCGAACGAAGCGAACCTCGTTGATGCGTTACGCGAGGACGATGCGGCGCAACCAGTCTTCGGTCGCGTCGCTGTGACTGACAAAGGGGAAATCGTCGGTCATATTCTCTTGAGCCGGATCCATATCGATGACATTCCGTCACTTGCCTTAGCACCAGTCGGCGTCCTGCCCGCGTGGCAACGAAAGGGGATTGGCTCTGAGTTGATCCGTCAAGTGATTGAGGATGCGCGGGATGCTGGCGAATCACACATTGTCGTGCTTGGTCACGACAGCTACTATCCACAGTTCGGTTTCGAACGGGCGATCGACTACGGCATTGAGCCACCGTTCCCCGTTCCGCCAGAGGTCTTTCTCGTCCTTGCACTTGAACGGAATGGGTTGCGTGGTGTTAGTGGCATCGTCCGCTACAGTCCGCCCTTTAGTGCGGTATAA